A part of Streptomyces sp. NBC_01210 genomic DNA contains:
- a CDS encoding phosphatase PAP2 family protein, whose protein sequence is MAPPVLLALCAVLFAVITWQVAADGPLRSLDERVELRIVGHAPRALTDQLSDLGSTQVALPVLAAAVAYALWRGRRFAALYAVLAMVTVPVLVSPLKAVIDRQGPLTEAGGFYPSGHTATAMVAYCGAALLLSPDLKRRWAMPVALVLTLATGIGLVLRGYHWPLDVIGSWCLCGMILFPFSLRNTRRSSSRTPTG, encoded by the coding sequence GTGGCCCCGCCGGTTCTTCTGGCCCTGTGTGCCGTTCTCTTCGCTGTGATCACCTGGCAGGTGGCTGCCGATGGTCCGCTGCGGTCCCTCGATGAGCGCGTGGAACTGCGGATCGTCGGCCATGCGCCCCGGGCACTGACCGATCAGCTCTCCGACCTCGGCAGTACGCAGGTCGCGCTTCCTGTTCTGGCCGCGGCCGTGGCGTACGCGCTGTGGCGCGGCCGGCGCTTCGCGGCGCTGTACGCCGTCCTCGCCATGGTCACGGTCCCTGTGCTCGTCTCGCCGCTTAAGGCGGTGATCGACCGCCAGGGCCCGCTCACCGAGGCGGGCGGCTTCTACCCGTCCGGCCATACGGCGACCGCGATGGTGGCCTACTGCGGCGCCGCGCTGCTCCTCAGCCCGGATCTGAAGCGCCGATGGGCGATGCCCGTCGCCCTGGTGCTCACCCTGGCGACGGGCATCGGACTTGTCCTGCGCGGCTATCACTGGCCGCTGGACGTCATCGGCAGCTGGTGCCTCTGCGGGATGATCCTGTTCCCGTTCAGCCTCCGAAATACGCGTCGAAGTTCTTCGAGAACTCCCACTGGTTGA
- the gabT gene encoding 4-aminobutyrate--2-oxoglutarate transaminase: MTAIPQERRVVTAIPGPKSIELQARRTAAVASGVGSVLPVFTARAGGGVIEDVDGNRLIDFGSGIAVTSVGASAEAVVRRASAQLADFTHTCFMVTPYEGYVEVAEALAELTPGDHAKKSALFNSGAEAVENAVKIARAYTKRQAVVVFDHGYHGRTNLTMALTAKNMPYKQGFGPFAPEVYRVPVAYGYRWLTGPENAGAEASAQAIDMINKQIGAENVAAIIIEPVLGEGGFIEPAKGFLPAISQFAKDNGIVFVADEIQSGFCRTGQWFACEDEGIVPDLITTAKGIAGGLPLAAVTGRAEIMDAPHAGGLGGTYGGNPVACAGALGAIETMKELDLNGKAKRIEEVMKGRLTAIAEKYDIIGDIRGRGAMIAIELVKDRATKEPNAAAAAALAKACHAEGLLVLTCGTYGNVLRFLPPLVIGEDLLNEGLDIIEQAFAGV; this comes from the coding sequence ATGACCGCAATCCCGCAGGAGCGCCGCGTCGTCACCGCCATCCCCGGCCCGAAGTCGATCGAGCTGCAGGCCCGCCGTACCGCCGCGGTCGCCAGTGGTGTGGGGTCCGTGCTGCCCGTCTTCACCGCCCGGGCCGGCGGCGGTGTCATCGAGGACGTGGACGGCAACCGCCTCATCGACTTCGGTTCCGGCATCGCCGTGACCTCCGTCGGTGCCTCCGCCGAGGCCGTCGTACGCCGCGCCTCCGCGCAGCTCGCCGACTTCACCCACACCTGTTTCATGGTCACGCCCTACGAGGGTTACGTCGAGGTCGCCGAGGCTCTGGCCGAGCTGACGCCGGGTGACCACGCGAAGAAGTCGGCGCTGTTCAACTCCGGCGCCGAGGCCGTCGAGAACGCCGTCAAGATCGCGCGTGCCTACACCAAGCGCCAGGCGGTCGTGGTGTTCGACCACGGCTACCACGGCCGCACCAACCTGACGATGGCGCTGACCGCCAAGAACATGCCGTACAAGCAGGGCTTCGGACCGTTCGCGCCCGAGGTGTACCGCGTCCCCGTCGCGTACGGCTACCGCTGGCTCACCGGTCCGGAGAACGCCGGCGCCGAGGCGTCCGCGCAGGCCATCGACATGATCAACAAGCAGATCGGCGCGGAGAACGTCGCCGCGATCATCATTGAGCCGGTCCTCGGCGAGGGCGGTTTCATCGAGCCGGCCAAGGGCTTCCTGCCGGCCATCTCGCAGTTCGCCAAGGACAACGGGATCGTGTTCGTGGCGGACGAGATCCAGTCCGGCTTCTGCCGGACCGGCCAGTGGTTCGCCTGTGAGGACGAGGGCATCGTCCCGGACCTGATCACCACCGCCAAGGGCATCGCGGGCGGTCTGCCGCTCGCTGCCGTGACGGGTCGCGCCGAGATCATGGACGCCCCGCACGCGGGCGGCCTCGGCGGTACGTACGGCGGTAACCCGGTGGCCTGCGCCGGTGCGCTCGGCGCCATCGAGACGATGAAGGAGCTCGACCTCAACGGCAAGGCCAAGCGCATCGAGGAGGTCATGAAGGGCCGCCTCACCGCGATTGCCGAGAAGTACGACATCATCGGCGACATCCGCGGCCGCGGCGCGATGATCGCGATCGAGCTGGTCAAGGACCGCGCCACCAAGGAGCCGAACGCGGCCGCGGCCGCCGCACTCGCCAAGGCCTGCCACGCCGAGGGTCTGCTGGTGCTCACCTGCGGTACGTACGGCAATGTGCTGCGCTTCCTGCCCCCGCTGGTGATCGGTGAGGACCTGCTCAACGAGGGTCTGGACATCATCGAGCAGGCCTTCGCGGGCGTGTGA
- a CDS encoding ATP-binding protein yields MDSEGTFDARGARSDPVPRPAGPPPSVPPAAAPGIPALPGHAPTTRPAVVDWLRTPRPAADPGIWRLGHRARPDEEPELVPARRLFAGAVIALLSGWLLWSLLWNGYLGRYWIWPLLVLTPDSWRSDPPTWATASYIYYAIVGGGLLVFFARIGHVPEIWNRYVRRADKPVTAPPPRPEADPADWPDLRTAGLTDAAKSLAEATRAGLLGDVDYARIRRAWQGVHARPERLAAFTDTVRKHGAAACAHPSGVRDLPLRTATHDLATAQVKIGTAVDDIRNPYPRRTTGVALEPALLGTSLLAVGPSGSGKSVRLVRPVVESMCLLALANRAAVVAVTAYGTGLAPDDAFDLVIAVGRPDSTHDLDLYGGADDPDEAARMLAEALVGDLAATLPGGDSRRAATALAQLIGPYQCVHGHFPAVPELRELLGGAPAAVGALRTALETGSDPGAAAQLRELDARERQSARADDIGVLLAERIAFLDRPAFAHFFRTDGGGRQFSLRAIEHPLRVRVDLPERGHAEASRIVARLVLAQFTEAALSRSDRSLFACLVLDDATYTVTADSVRSVQRLRSANAGVVLALRTLEDVPEPLRGPLLGAVGCRMAFAGLAPWDGGRFAETWGTEWVQTRDVTNRQIISDEPVTKALHIMRRLVTGKAATSEAITVREVERARWSASDLAHAVPAGHAVLSLTTVRGEHAPPLLVDLRT; encoded by the coding sequence ATGGATTCCGAAGGCACTTTCGACGCACGCGGCGCACGGTCCGATCCGGTGCCACGTCCCGCCGGGCCGCCACCCTCAGTGCCGCCCGCCGCGGCGCCCGGGATCCCCGCGCTGCCCGGTCACGCTCCCACCACCCGCCCCGCCGTCGTCGACTGGCTGCGCACCCCCCGCCCGGCCGCCGACCCCGGCATCTGGCGCCTCGGCCACCGCGCCCGCCCCGACGAGGAGCCCGAGCTCGTTCCCGCCCGCCGTCTCTTCGCCGGCGCCGTCATCGCGCTGCTCAGCGGCTGGCTGCTGTGGTCGCTCCTGTGGAACGGCTACCTCGGCCGCTACTGGATCTGGCCCCTCCTCGTACTGACCCCGGACTCCTGGCGCTCCGACCCGCCCACCTGGGCCACCGCCAGCTACATCTACTACGCGATCGTCGGCGGCGGCCTGCTGGTGTTCTTCGCCCGGATCGGCCATGTACCGGAGATCTGGAACCGGTACGTGCGCCGCGCCGACAAGCCCGTCACCGCCCCGCCGCCCCGGCCCGAGGCCGACCCCGCCGACTGGCCCGACCTGCGCACCGCGGGCCTCACCGATGCGGCGAAGAGCCTCGCCGAAGCCACCCGCGCCGGTCTGCTCGGCGATGTCGACTACGCCAGGATCCGGCGTGCCTGGCAGGGCGTGCACGCCAGGCCCGAGCGGCTCGCCGCCTTCACCGACACGGTGCGCAAGCACGGCGCGGCCGCCTGCGCCCACCCCTCAGGCGTACGCGACCTGCCGCTCCGTACCGCCACCCACGATCTCGCCACCGCACAGGTCAAGATCGGCACCGCGGTGGACGACATCCGAAACCCCTATCCGCGCCGCACCACCGGCGTGGCTCTGGAGCCCGCGCTGCTCGGCACCTCGCTGCTCGCCGTCGGGCCCTCCGGATCCGGCAAGAGTGTGCGCCTGGTGCGGCCCGTCGTCGAGTCGATGTGCCTGCTCGCGCTCGCCAACCGCGCCGCCGTCGTCGCCGTCACGGCGTACGGCACCGGCCTCGCCCCGGACGACGCCTTCGACCTCGTCATCGCCGTCGGCCGCCCCGACTCCACCCACGACCTCGACCTCTACGGCGGCGCCGACGACCCCGACGAGGCCGCCAGGATGCTCGCCGAGGCACTCGTCGGCGATCTCGCCGCCACCCTTCCCGGCGGCGACAGCAGGCGCGCCGCCACCGCGCTGGCCCAGCTCATCGGGCCGTACCAGTGCGTCCACGGCCACTTCCCCGCCGTTCCGGAGCTGCGTGAACTCCTCGGCGGCGCACCCGCCGCCGTCGGCGCGCTGCGCACCGCCCTGGAGACCGGGTCCGACCCCGGCGCCGCAGCCCAGCTGCGTGAACTGGACGCCCGTGAGCGGCAGTCGGCCCGCGCCGACGACATCGGCGTACTGCTCGCCGAGCGGATCGCCTTCCTGGACCGGCCCGCGTTCGCGCACTTCTTCCGTACGGACGGCGGCGGCCGGCAGTTCTCGCTGCGCGCCATCGAGCACCCGCTGCGGGTCCGTGTCGACCTGCCCGAGCGCGGCCACGCCGAGGCCTCACGGATCGTCGCGCGCCTGGTGCTCGCCCAGTTCACCGAGGCCGCGCTCAGCCGCTCGGACAGGTCGCTGTTCGCCTGTCTGGTGCTGGACGACGCGACGTACACCGTGACCGCCGACTCGGTGCGCTCGGTCCAGCGGCTGCGCTCCGCCAACGCCGGGGTGGTGCTGGCGCTGCGCACCCTGGAGGACGTGCCGGAGCCGCTGCGCGGCCCGCTGCTCGGCGCGGTCGGCTGCCGGATGGCGTTCGCCGGCCTCGCTCCCTGGGACGGCGGCCGGTTCGCCGAGACCTGGGGCACCGAATGGGTGCAGACCCGGGACGTCACCAACCGGCAGATCATCTCCGACGAGCCCGTCACCAAGGCGCTGCACATCATGCGCCGCCTGGTCACCGGCAAGGCGGCCACCTCCGAGGCGATCACGGTGCGGGAGGTCGAGCGCGCCCGCTGGTCGGCGTCCGACCTCGCGCACGCCGTGCCCGCGGGGCACGCGGTGCTCTCGCTGACGACCGTACGAGGCGAACACGCGCCGCCCCTGCTGGTGGATCTGCGCACCTGA
- a CDS encoding PucR family transcriptional regulator → MPPTLASLVQHSALKLTVRAGEDRLETPVRWAHVSELADPVPYMEGGELLLVTAMTLDAEDLEAMRRYVRRLVGAGVVGLGFAVGVYYEDIPEALVEAAKEEGFPLLAVPRRTPFLAISKAVSAANAADQYRAVTAGFEAQRELTRAALAEGPDAVVARLAAHIDGWAALYDASGAVVAAAPEWATRRAARLTGDVERLRERSAPASAVVGDTEDRVELQSLGSGRRVRGALAVGTGAPLGTAERYAVHSAVALLTLSTERSRALQAAEQRLGAAVLRMLLSGQQDHARAVAGDLYGGLLDAPFRLVIAEPAGDPDPASEHPLLAFAESLESAAARAGEAVLVVPDSDDRLVVLAADGGAVVAACTSAYADKEAEDAEVVVGLSAPTGPIAAAGAYKQSEQALSVARRRGRALVEHEELAAGSILPLLADDAVRAFADGMLRALYEHDATGRGDLVASLRAWLSRHGQWDAAAADLGVHRHTLRYRMRRVEEILGRSLDDPDVRMELWLALKTTSAAAAE, encoded by the coding sequence ATGCCGCCCACGCTCGCCTCGCTTGTCCAGCACTCGGCGCTCAAACTCACCGTGCGTGCCGGGGAGGACCGGCTCGAGACGCCGGTGCGCTGGGCGCATGTCAGTGAGCTCGCCGACCCCGTGCCGTACATGGAGGGCGGCGAGCTGCTGCTCGTCACGGCGATGACGCTGGACGCCGAGGACCTTGAGGCGATGCGCCGCTATGTGCGCAGGCTGGTGGGCGCGGGCGTCGTCGGGCTCGGTTTCGCGGTCGGCGTGTACTACGAGGACATCCCGGAGGCTCTCGTCGAGGCGGCGAAGGAGGAGGGGTTCCCGCTCCTCGCCGTGCCACGCCGCACTCCCTTCCTCGCGATCAGCAAGGCGGTCTCCGCGGCGAACGCGGCCGACCAGTACCGGGCGGTGACAGCCGGTTTCGAGGCGCAGCGGGAGCTGACGCGCGCCGCCCTCGCCGAGGGCCCCGACGCGGTCGTCGCCCGTCTCGCCGCGCATATCGACGGCTGGGCGGCGTTGTACGACGCCTCCGGCGCGGTCGTCGCCGCCGCGCCCGAATGGGCCACGCGCCGGGCCGCCAGGCTCACCGGCGACGTGGAGCGGCTGCGCGAGCGGTCCGCGCCCGCGAGCGCCGTCGTCGGCGACACGGAGGACCGCGTCGAGCTGCAGTCGCTCGGCAGCGGCCGCCGTGTGCGCGGCGCGCTGGCCGTCGGCACGGGTGCCCCGCTGGGCACGGCCGAGCGGTACGCCGTGCACTCCGCCGTCGCCCTGCTGACCCTCTCCACGGAGCGCTCGCGCGCGCTCCAGGCGGCGGAACAGCGGCTCGGCGCGGCCGTGCTGCGGATGCTGCTCTCCGGCCAGCAGGACCACGCCCGTGCGGTCGCCGGCGATCTGTACGGCGGCCTGCTCGACGCGCCCTTCCGGCTGGTGATCGCCGAACCCGCCGGAGATCCGGACCCCGCGAGCGAGCATCCGCTCCTCGCGTTCGCCGAGTCACTGGAGTCGGCGGCGGCGCGGGCCGGCGAGGCGGTGCTCGTGGTACCGGACAGCGACGACCGGCTGGTGGTGCTGGCCGCGGACGGCGGCGCGGTCGTCGCGGCGTGCACCTCCGCCTACGCCGACAAGGAGGCCGAGGACGCCGAGGTTGTCGTCGGCCTCTCGGCGCCGACCGGACCCATAGCGGCGGCGGGCGCCTACAAACAGTCCGAGCAGGCGCTCTCGGTCGCCCGGCGACGCGGCCGCGCTCTGGTCGAGCACGAGGAGCTGGCGGCCGGATCGATCCTCCCGCTGCTCGCCGACGACGCCGTACGCGCCTTCGCGGACGGAATGCTGCGCGCGCTGTACGAACACGACGCGACCGGCCGCGGAGACCTCGTCGCCTCGCTGCGCGCCTGGCTCTCGCGCCACGGCCAGTGGGACGCTGCCGCCGCCGACCTCGGCGTACACCGTCATACGCTGCGCTACCGGATGCGCAGGGTCGAGGAGATCCTGGGCCGCTCGCTCGACGACCCGGACGTCCGGATGGAGCTGTGGCTGGCGCTGAAGACGACATCGGCGGCCGCGGCCGAGTAG
- a CDS encoding EamA family transporter produces the protein MPERRTSGAVWVALAIVYVVWGSTYLGIRIVVETMPPFLSAGVRFILAGLILAGLVAWRQGTSALKVNRVQLASAAVVGLLLLLGGNGLVVLAETSVPSGLAALLIAVVPAWVVVLRRAFGERPGLGAYLGVLLGLVGLAVLTLPGLSGDVRLWGVLTVIAGTVMWSVGSFSSSKIPMPKNPFAASAYEMVAGGIGCLLVGLGRGEQHGFVLGEVSARSWTALGYLVVFGSLVAFTAYAWLLHSAPLSLVATYAYVNPVVAVLLGALILNEQLSWPIAVGGAVVVAGVCLIVSTERRR, from the coding sequence CTGCCCGAGCGCCGGACTTCCGGAGCCGTCTGGGTCGCGCTCGCCATCGTGTACGTCGTCTGGGGCTCCACCTACCTCGGCATACGCATCGTCGTCGAGACCATGCCGCCGTTCCTCTCCGCCGGAGTGCGCTTCATCCTGGCGGGCCTGATCCTGGCCGGGCTCGTGGCCTGGCGGCAGGGGACCTCGGCGCTCAAGGTCAACCGCGTCCAGCTCGCCTCGGCCGCCGTGGTCGGTCTGCTGCTCCTGCTCGGCGGCAACGGCCTCGTCGTGCTTGCCGAGACCTCCGTGCCCTCCGGGCTCGCCGCCCTGCTGATCGCCGTTGTGCCCGCCTGGGTGGTCGTGCTGCGCAGGGCCTTCGGCGAGCGGCCCGGCCTCGGCGCGTACCTGGGCGTCCTCCTCGGCCTGGTGGGCCTCGCCGTGCTGACCCTGCCCGGCCTCAGCGGCGACGTACGCCTGTGGGGCGTTCTCACCGTCATCGCGGGGACCGTCATGTGGTCGGTGGGCTCCTTCTCCTCCTCGAAGATCCCCATGCCGAAGAACCCCTTCGCGGCCAGTGCGTACGAGATGGTCGCGGGCGGCATCGGCTGCCTGCTGGTGGGACTCGGCCGCGGCGAGCAGCACGGTTTCGTACTCGGCGAGGTCTCCGCCCGTTCCTGGACCGCCCTCGGCTATCTCGTCGTCTTCGGCTCGCTCGTCGCGTTCACGGCGTACGCCTGGCTGCTGCACTCCGCGCCGCTGTCCCTTGTCGCGACCTACGCGTACGTCAACCCGGTCGTTGCCGTCCTCCTCGGCGCGCTGATCCTCAACGAACAGCTGAGCTGGCCGATCGCCGTCGGCGGCGCGGTCGTAGTGGCGGGCGTCTGCCTGATCGTGTCGACGGAACGCCGCCGCTGA
- a CDS encoding aldehyde dehydrogenase family protein, with protein sequence MTSTHAFWLAGRQATGEATFDVTSPWDGRLVGQVAVPTDAQIEEAVAAAHAVRDEFAATPAHARAAALDHVSRRLVERTEEIAQLISAENGKPVKWARGEVGRAVSVFRFAAEEARRFNGGEAQRLDTDAGGVGRLALTRRFPKGAVLGIAPFNFPLNLCAHKIAPAIAVGAPIILKPAPATPLSGLIIGELLAETELPAGSWSVLPVPNDRMPALVQDERLPVISFTGSDKVGYAIMDSVPRKHCTLELGGNGAAVVLGDFGSEQDLDWAATRIATFSNYQGGQSCISVQRVIADASVYDRLLPKIVAAVETQVTGDPSDSATDVGPLVSEDAAKRVESWVDEAVEAGAKLLAGGKRDGASYAPTVLADVPADTTLACEEVFGPVLTVKKVDGEAEAFAAVNDSKYGLQAGVFTHDVQTAFRAHRALEVGGVIIGDVPSYRADQMPYGGAKQSGVGREGVRYAMDDYTYERVLVLTGLAL encoded by the coding sequence ATGACCTCCACCCACGCCTTCTGGCTCGCCGGCCGCCAGGCCACCGGCGAGGCCACCTTCGATGTCACCTCCCCCTGGGACGGACGCCTCGTCGGTCAGGTCGCTGTCCCGACCGACGCCCAGATCGAGGAGGCCGTCGCCGCCGCGCACGCCGTGCGGGACGAGTTCGCCGCGACCCCGGCACACGCACGCGCCGCCGCCCTCGACCATGTGTCGCGCCGGCTCGTCGAGCGCACCGAGGAGATCGCCCAGCTGATCTCCGCCGAGAACGGCAAGCCGGTCAAGTGGGCCCGCGGTGAGGTCGGCCGCGCCGTCTCCGTCTTCCGCTTCGCCGCCGAGGAGGCCCGCCGCTTCAACGGTGGCGAGGCACAGCGCCTCGACACCGACGCCGGCGGCGTCGGCCGGCTCGCGCTGACCCGCCGCTTCCCCAAGGGCGCAGTCCTCGGCATCGCGCCGTTCAACTTCCCGCTGAACCTCTGCGCCCACAAGATCGCCCCGGCGATCGCGGTCGGTGCGCCGATCATCCTCAAGCCCGCACCGGCGACGCCGCTGTCCGGCCTGATCATCGGCGAGCTGCTGGCCGAGACCGAGCTCCCCGCGGGTTCCTGGTCCGTGCTCCCGGTCCCGAACGACCGGATGCCCGCCCTCGTCCAGGACGAGCGCCTGCCGGTCATCTCCTTCACCGGCTCCGACAAGGTCGGTTACGCGATCATGGACTCGGTGCCGCGCAAGCACTGCACCCTGGAGCTGGGCGGCAACGGCGCGGCCGTCGTCCTCGGCGACTTCGGATCCGAGCAGGACCTGGACTGGGCGGCGACCCGTATCGCCACCTTCTCCAACTACCAGGGCGGCCAGTCCTGCATCTCCGTGCAGCGCGTGATCGCCGACGCCTCGGTGTACGACCGCCTGCTGCCGAAGATCGTCGCGGCCGTCGAGACCCAGGTCACCGGCGACCCGTCCGACTCCGCCACCGACGTCGGCCCGCTGGTCAGCGAGGACGCGGCCAAGCGCGTCGAGTCCTGGGTCGACGAGGCCGTGGAGGCGGGCGCCAAGCTGCTCGCGGGCGGCAAGCGCGACGGTGCCTCGTACGCGCCCACCGTCCTCGCCGACGTCCCCGCGGACACCACCCTCGCCTGCGAGGAGGTCTTCGGACCGGTCCTCACGGTGAAGAAGGTCGACGGCGAGGCGGAGGCCTTCGCCGCCGTTAACGACTCCAAGTACGGCCTGCAGGCAGGCGTGTTCACGCACGATGTGCAGACCGCCTTCCGCGCCCACCGCGCCCTCGAGGTCGGCGGCGTGATCATCGGCGATGTGCCGTCGTACCGCGCGGACCAGATGCCGTACGGCGGTGCCAAGCAGTCCGGCGTCGGCCGCGAGGGTGTGCGGTACGCGATGGACGACTACACATACGAGAGGGTCCTGGTCCTCACGGGTCTGGCCCTGTAA
- a CDS encoding acyl-CoA dehydrogenase family protein, protein MSAPLDKTHAPKVSEREARQVAEAAREQDWRKPSFAKELFLGRFRLDLIHPHPMPADEDAQRGEEFLAKLRDFCETRIDGARIEREARIPDEVINGLKELGALGMKIDTKYGGLGLTQVYYNKALALVGSANPAIGALLSAHQSIGVPQPLKLFGTQEQKDIFLPRLARTDISAFLLTEPDVGSDPARLATTAVPDGDSYVLDGVKLWTTNGVVADLLVVMARVPKSDGHKGGITAFVVEAASEGITVENRNAFMGLRGLENGVTRFHQVRVPAANRIGPEGAGLKIALTTLNTGRLSLPAMCVGAGKWCLKIAREWSSAREQWGKPVARHEAVGTKISFIAATTFALEAVVDLSSQMADEDRNDIRIEAALAKLYGSEMGWLMADELVQIRGGRGFETADSLAARGERAVPAEQILRDLRINRIFEGSTEIMHLLIAREAVDAHLAVAGDIIDPDKPLSAKAKAGANAAGFYARWLPKLVTGRGQLPRTYSEFHPSGHPDLSGHLRYVERSSRKLARSTFYAMSRWQGRMETKQGFLGRIVDIGAELFAMSAACVRAELLRTSEDYGREAYQLADVFCRQSRIRVEELFTRLWSNTDDLDRKVVEGVLSGTYTWLEQGIVDPSGEGPWIADATPGPAERDNVHRPIR, encoded by the coding sequence ATGTCCGCACCACTCGACAAGACACATGCTCCGAAGGTCAGTGAGCGCGAAGCACGACAGGTCGCCGAGGCCGCGCGCGAACAGGACTGGCGCAAACCCAGCTTCGCCAAGGAACTGTTCCTGGGCCGTTTCCGCCTGGACCTGATCCACCCGCACCCGATGCCCGCCGACGAGGATGCCCAGCGTGGCGAGGAGTTCCTGGCGAAGCTGCGCGACTTCTGCGAGACGCGGATCGACGGCGCCCGTATCGAACGGGAGGCGCGGATCCCGGACGAGGTGATCAACGGGCTCAAGGAGCTCGGCGCGCTCGGCATGAAGATCGACACGAAGTACGGCGGCCTCGGCCTCACCCAGGTGTACTACAACAAGGCGCTGGCCCTGGTCGGCTCGGCGAACCCGGCGATCGGTGCGCTGCTCTCCGCGCATCAGTCGATCGGCGTACCGCAGCCGCTGAAACTTTTCGGCACGCAGGAGCAGAAGGACATCTTCCTGCCCCGCCTCGCCCGCACCGACATCTCCGCCTTCCTGCTCACCGAGCCGGACGTCGGCTCCGACCCGGCCCGCCTCGCCACCACGGCCGTCCCGGACGGCGACTCGTACGTCCTCGACGGCGTGAAGCTCTGGACGACGAACGGCGTCGTCGCCGACCTCCTCGTCGTCATGGCCCGCGTCCCCAAGTCGGACGGCCACAAGGGCGGCATCACCGCGTTCGTCGTCGAGGCCGCGAGCGAGGGCATCACGGTCGAGAACCGCAACGCCTTCATGGGCCTGCGCGGCCTCGAGAACGGCGTCACCCGCTTCCACCAGGTGCGCGTCCCCGCCGCCAACCGCATCGGCCCCGAGGGCGCCGGCCTCAAGATCGCCCTCACCACCCTCAACACCGGCCGTCTCTCGCTGCCCGCGATGTGCGTCGGCGCCGGCAAGTGGTGTCTGAAAATCGCCCGCGAATGGTCGTCGGCGCGCGAGCAGTGGGGCAAGCCGGTCGCCAGGCACGAGGCCGTCGGCACCAAGATCTCCTTCATCGCGGCGACCACTTTCGCCCTGGAAGCTGTGGTCGACCTCTCCTCGCAGATGGCCGACGAGGACCGCAACGACATCCGTATCGAGGCGGCGCTGGCCAAGCTGTACGGCTCCGAGATGGGCTGGCTGATGGCCGACGAACTGGTCCAGATCCGCGGCGGCCGCGGTTTCGAGACGGCGGACTCGCTGGCGGCCCGCGGCGAACGGGCCGTCCCCGCCGAGCAGATCCTGCGTGACCTGCGTATCAACCGCATCTTCGAGGGCTCGACGGAGATCATGCATCTGCTGATCGCCCGCGAGGCCGTCGACGCCCACCTCGCCGTGGCCGGGGACATCATCGACCCCGACAAACCCCTGTCCGCAAAGGCGAAGGCAGGCGCGAACGCCGCCGGGTTCTATGCCCGCTGGCTCCCGAAACTGGTCACGGGACGGGGCCAACTCCCGCGTACGTACAGCGAGTTCCACCCGTCCGGCCATCCGGACCTCTCCGGGCACCTGCGCTACGTCGAACGCTCGTCCCGCAAGCTGGCCCGCTCCACCTTCTACGCCATGTCCCGCTGGCAGGGCCGGATGGAGACCAAGCAGGGCTTCCTCGGCCGTATCGTCGACATCGGCGCGGAGCTGTTCGCGATGAGCGCCGCGTGCGTACGCGCGGAACTGCTGCGTACGTCCGAGGATTACGGCCGCGAGGCGTACCAGCTGGCCGACGTCTTCTGCCGGCAGTCCCGCATCCGCGTCGAGGAGCTTTTCACCCGCCTGTGGTCCAACACCGACGACCTCGACCGCAAGGTGGTGGAGGGCGTCCTGTCCGGTACGTACACCTGGCTGGAACAGGGCATCGTCGACCCCAGCGGTGAGGGCCCCTGGATCGCGGACGCGACCCCGGGCCCGGCCGAACGGGACAACGTCCACCGCCCGATCCGTTGA